A section of the Methanocellales archaeon genome encodes:
- a CDS encoding HisA/HisF family protein, with product MRIIPVMDVKGGMVVHAKAGDRERYQPIKSVLTPSTNPVEVANAFKKLGARELYIADLDAIEKRGSNLKSVLEIKKLGFDILLDSGISTARDVKDLADVGSIVVGTETLQSLDELEKMTETCEIVLSLDFKGGELLTRIKELKNLDAEDLIKIILSYDHDIKRWIYLDLKRVGTSCGMREDRIKKMVKSIPMPLLVGGGINSISDIRRMQTIGVSGVLVATAIHNGRITKEDICGSRYQS from the coding sequence ATGAGAATCATTCCGGTGATGGATGTCAAGGGTGGTATGGTAGTCCACGCAAAAGCAGGAGATAGGGAGAGATATCAGCCAATTAAGAGTGTTCTAACCCCGTCTACGAATCCTGTAGAAGTTGCAAATGCATTCAAAAAGCTTGGAGCCAGAGAACTGTACATAGCTGATCTAGACGCGATAGAGAAGCGGGGATCTAACCTTAAATCAGTGTTGGAGATAAAGAAATTGGGCTTTGATATTCTGCTAGACAGTGGAATATCCACTGCAAGAGATGTTAAGGACCTGGCAGATGTGGGAAGCATAGTGGTTGGAACTGAGACGTTACAATCACTGGATGAATTGGAAAAAATGACCGAGACATGCGAAATTGTGTTAAGCCTGGACTTCAAGGGGGGTGAACTATTGACAAGGATAAAGGAATTAAAGAATCTTGATGCAGAAGACCTGATCAAGATCATTTTATCTTATGATCATGATATTAAGAGGTGGATTTATCTCGATCTGAAAAGGGTCGGGACCTCTTGCGGAATGAGAGAGGATAGGATAAAAAAAATGGTTAAATCAATACCAATGCCCCTCCTAGTGGGTGGTGGTATAAATAGTATATCGGATATCAGACGGATGCAAACGATTGGTGTAAGCGGCGTTTTAGTTGCCACTGCCATCCATAACGGAAGAATCACCAAAGAGGACATTTGTGGGAGCCGATATCAAAGCTGA
- a CDS encoding ATP-grasp domain-containing protein: MKIFVFEYVSAGGLGETPLLTEGYAMLKSICSSLSAAGHEVHTLLCPEISKLGIRPPADKIKTYSSLQDVKKILPYVDACIPIAPDNLLYDLTKMIEAKTSVIGCPSKSILSCSNKDETYGLASRISRYFEVPDYAALPIEVDPISEYCNEIGFPVVIKPVDGAGCEGISVVNSNEGLAGAVKKVSDVSMAKKLIAQKFCEGEHMSCSLICSKSGALPISMNSQRINISGSNISYLGGISPYPCAHKEEIFEESKAIAQKLGLFGFVGMDLLVSGDRTYFMEINPRVTTSFIALSNVIQMGELLVGCLEDDLPSSVNLNGFGSVVIFPLKRSCAVGYEKILQIPEVISPPFSEEGKVLASVKSSSLYGITDEINAVQKKLREIGVVCCVDHRP, encoded by the coding sequence ATGAAAATTTTCGTTTTTGAGTATGTAAGTGCTGGAGGTTTGGGCGAAACGCCTCTGCTGACCGAGGGTTATGCAATGTTGAAAAGCATTTGCAGCAGTCTCTCTGCTGCTGGGCATGAAGTGCATACGTTGTTATGCCCAGAGATAAGTAAACTTGGCATTCGACCGCCTGCGGACAAGATCAAAACCTATTCCTCCCTGCAGGATGTAAAAAAAATCTTGCCATATGTGGATGCTTGCATTCCGATCGCTCCGGATAATCTATTGTATGACCTTACTAAAATGATCGAAGCCAAAACGTCGGTAATAGGGTGCCCCTCTAAAAGCATCTTATCTTGCTCAAATAAGGATGAGACTTATGGGCTCGCCTCCAGGATATCGAGATATTTTGAAGTGCCAGATTATGCCGCTCTTCCAATAGAGGTCGATCCTATCTCGGAATATTGTAATGAAATAGGCTTCCCTGTAGTCATCAAACCGGTCGATGGTGCCGGATGTGAAGGAATCAGTGTGGTAAATTCCAATGAAGGGCTGGCGGGTGCCGTAAAAAAAGTGTCTGATGTCTCGATGGCGAAGAAGCTTATCGCCCAAAAGTTTTGTGAAGGTGAACATATGAGCTGCAGCCTCATTTGCTCCAAATCCGGAGCGCTTCCCATTTCCATGAATTCTCAACGAATCAACATCTCTGGCAGCAATATCAGCTACCTGGGCGGCATATCTCCATATCCCTGTGCGCATAAAGAGGAAATATTTGAGGAATCAAAGGCTATCGCACAAAAATTGGGGTTATTTGGTTTTGTCGGAATGGACTTGTTGGTGTCAGGGGATAGAACATATTTCATGGAAATCAACCCCAGAGTTACCACCTCTTTCATAGCGCTCTCCAATGTAATTCAAATGGGGGAATTGCTGGTCGGCTGTCTTGAAGATGATCTCCCCTCCTCCGTAAATCTAAATGGCTTTGGGTCTGTCGTCATTTTTCCCTTGAAAAGGAGTTGTGCTGTCGGATATGAAAAAATACTGCAGATTCCTGAGGTCATATCCCCTCCTTTTTCAGAGGAAGGTAAGGTGCTGGCATCTGTCAAGAGTTCAAGTTTATATGGTATCACAGATGAGATTAATGCTGTTCAAAAAAAGTTGAGAGAAATAGGGGTAGTATGTTGTGTTGATCATCGGCCTTGA
- a CDS encoding hydantoinase/oxoprolinase family protein: MLIIGLDIGGAYTKVAVLRVKGKKREVLDIGSDYFPFWKLSDKFPQFIRARLPEAEKLIGVTMTAELADCFSSKGEGVEHILNSVRSLAKTLVLSSSAEFINAEEALRYPLKVAASNWIAPPLLISRYVPNALFIDVGSTTTDIVPIVDGKPSALGRNDLERLSYGELVYTGALRTNLATIVQSVPFRNNAIPVSSEYFSITADVHLILDHMREEEYSCETPDGSGKAKEDISRRIARLICADMDMLDEADVMCIANHIYKKQVEQIQAGLIHVIEQQHMDMERNTPVILAGTGAPFLGNVAIRQLGYSDITYFEEFVERYIGLSAEKTSVSAPAFSMAVLLTMEGMGK, encoded by the coding sequence GTGTTGATCATCGGCCTTGATATAGGTGGCGCTTATACGAAGGTCGCCGTCCTAAGGGTCAAAGGAAAAAAGAGAGAAGTACTGGATATAGGCTCAGATTACTTTCCCTTTTGGAAGCTCAGCGATAAGTTCCCCCAATTCATCAGAGCACGCCTTCCGGAAGCAGAAAAATTGATAGGGGTTACTATGACCGCTGAACTGGCGGACTGCTTCTCTTCTAAAGGAGAAGGCGTTGAGCACATTTTGAACTCCGTTCGATCCCTGGCAAAAACGTTGGTCTTAAGCTCCTCTGCAGAATTCATCAATGCAGAGGAAGCTCTCAGATATCCGCTGAAAGTCGCGGCCTCTAACTGGATTGCCCCCCCGCTTCTGATCTCAAGGTATGTACCTAACGCGCTCTTCATCGATGTCGGGAGCACGACTACGGATATAGTTCCCATAGTGGATGGAAAGCCTTCAGCTCTGGGGAGAAATGATCTTGAGAGGCTGTCCTACGGGGAATTGGTCTACACGGGTGCGCTCAGAACAAATCTCGCCACGATAGTGCAGTCCGTTCCCTTCAGAAATAATGCTATACCCGTGTCCTCAGAATATTTCAGCATAACCGCAGACGTCCATCTTATCTTGGATCATATGCGGGAGGAGGAATATTCCTGTGAGACGCCTGATGGGAGTGGTAAAGCCAAAGAAGATATATCAAGAAGAATAGCAAGGTTAATATGTGCTGATATGGACATGCTGGACGAGGCTGATGTCATGTGTATAGCAAACCACATATACAAAAAACAGGTCGAGCAGATTCAAGCTGGTCTTATCCATGTGATCGAACAACAGCATATGGATATGGAAAGAAATACGCCAGTAATACTTGCAGGAACGGGTGCGCCTTTTTTAGGAAATGTTGCAATCAGGCAGTTGGGCTATAGCGACATCACATATTTTGAGGAGTTCGTCGAGAGGTACATCGGTCTCTCTGCTGAAAAAACATCTGTATCCGCTCCCGCTTTTAGTATGGCAGTCCTCTTAACCATGGAAGGGATGGGAAAATGA
- a CDS encoding (5-formylfuran-3-yl)methyl phosphate synthase encodes MKLLVSVVDADETIDALKGGADIIDVKNPKEGSLGANFPWIINEIKQTLPDDIEMSCALGDVPYLPGTVSLAALGCASLGPDYIKVGLYGTKNQGEALEVMRAVVRSVGDFNDEISIIASGYADFRRVGSLDPLLLPEVASESGCEGILVDTGIKDGKRLFDFMSLEKIRDFTECGHGFGLLVALAGSLRSEDILLLREMKPDVIGIRGAACEHHDRKGRISLKRVTELKKIF; translated from the coding sequence ATGAAATTGTTGGTCAGCGTTGTTGATGCAGACGAGACGATTGATGCTCTAAAAGGTGGTGCAGATATCATCGATGTGAAAAACCCAAAAGAAGGGTCTTTGGGGGCAAATTTTCCGTGGATAATAAATGAGATAAAGCAAACCCTTCCGGACGATATTGAGATGAGCTGTGCTCTGGGAGATGTTCCGTATTTGCCTGGCACGGTCAGCTTGGCTGCTTTGGGTTGTGCTTCACTTGGCCCGGATTACATAAAGGTTGGGCTGTATGGGACAAAGAACCAGGGAGAGGCGTTGGAGGTCATGAGAGCTGTGGTGAGAAGCGTGGGGGACTTCAATGACGAAATCAGTATAATAGCCTCTGGTTATGCCGACTTTAGACGGGTTGGCAGTTTGGACCCCCTGCTATTGCCAGAGGTGGCAAGCGAATCCGGGTGCGAGGGAATACTGGTGGACACAGGCATCAAAGATGGTAAGCGGCTGTTTGACTTCATGAGCCTTGAAAAAATAAGGGATTTTACCGAATGTGGACATGGGTTTGGCTTGCTCGTGGCCTTGGCAGGATCTCTCAGATCTGAGGATATTTTGCTGCTGAGGGAGATGAAGCCCGATGTTATTGGGATCAGGGGGGCTGCTTGTGAGCACCATGACAGAAAAGGCAGGATCTCACTAAAAAGGGTCACGGAGTTAAAAAAAATATTTTAG
- a CDS encoding NrpR regulatory domain-containing protein: protein MVKTTDEQRLLDILGTLRDSKEPLGATIIARRLEKLGHHIGDRMVRNYLQILDERGFTKKAGRLGRLITEKGITELNAEKIHERVGFIKSVIQDLTYRVTYDHLTREGDIIINISLLRAERLKKALSVLKKVHESGWMINPLVKVFSEGEDACGVTVPKGKAAICTVCSINIDGILVSRGVPTDPIYGGIVEVKDKKPEKFVEIIRFDGSSLDPLELFMAKGMTSVLKVVKEGRGRILANYREIPASSRKEGMEVLDQISTLFKGIMMVGEAGERVLGLLPPTRSCGVAVIGGLTPIAAIEEAGIATETRAVHGLMPTKRMKHIEELI from the coding sequence ATGGTCAAAACCACAGATGAACAGAGGTTGTTGGACATTCTGGGCACCCTTAGAGATAGCAAGGAGCCTCTCGGCGCAACTATCATCGCGAGGAGACTTGAGAAATTGGGGCACCATATCGGCGATCGAATGGTAAGAAATTATTTACAGATACTGGATGAGAGGGGATTCACAAAGAAAGCAGGTCGGCTTGGACGTCTAATCACAGAAAAGGGAATAACAGAGCTTAACGCAGAAAAAATCCATGAGAGGGTGGGCTTCATAAAATCAGTGATCCAAGATTTGACCTACAGAGTAACCTATGACCATCTCACGCGCGAGGGGGATATCATCATAAATATCAGCTTGCTGAGGGCTGAGAGGCTCAAGAAGGCCCTTAGTGTGTTAAAGAAGGTACATGAGAGCGGCTGGATGATCAATCCTCTGGTAAAGGTCTTTTCAGAAGGAGAGGATGCATGTGGAGTCACTGTACCAAAGGGCAAAGCAGCCATATGCACCGTGTGTAGCATCAATATTGATGGAATTCTAGTGAGCAGGGGTGTACCTACGGATCCGATCTATGGCGGGATAGTGGAAGTGAAAGATAAAAAACCCGAGAAGTTCGTAGAAATAATCCGCTTTGACGGATCATCGCTCGATCCATTGGAGTTGTTCATGGCGAAAGGCATGACGAGCGTTCTCAAAGTTGTCAAAGAAGGTAGGGGCAGGATACTTGCAAATTACAGAGAGATACCCGCATCCTCACGAAAAGAGGGCATGGAAGTCCTTGACCAAATCAGCACTCTTTTTAAAGGCATCATGATGGTCGGTGAGGCGGGTGAAAGGGTACTCGGACTTCTCCCCCCTACACGAAGTTGCGGTGTAGCAGTCATTGGAGGCTTAACGCCCATTGCAGCCATAGAAGAGGCGGGAATAGCTACTGAAACAAGGGCAGTACATGGGCTGATGCCGACTAAGAGGATGAAGCACATAGAAGAGCTCATCTAA
- a CDS encoding FMN-binding glutamate synthase family protein, with amino-acid sequence MADIYANARSTTGTRTRLTDINPTSGMCPICIRNCQTLCEIGLSAFRGREVLYPSPEVFSESTSASNKDYALDWSHFQILVDVLGAKGVEADPDKAIFEAVDIRTEVGGVPLKIPVLTAGLGSTAVAKKNWDSLAIGAALTGTIQVIGENVCGMDPAARITGGKVVHSEDLQYRVEKYREFWDGKHGDIVVQTNVEDQRLGADTYALSKLGVNIIERKWGQGAKAIGGEVRIYDIGKAKLLKQRGYIVIPDPEDMSVQEAFREGVFRSFERHSRVGMPEQRSFVEDVEWLRGQGAKKVFLKTGAYRPSVVAFTLKVASEAKIDVVTFDGAGGGTAMSPVPMMNECSTPTVYLEAQVLKCMELLMDKGRYVPDIVMAGGFVNETQMFKSMAMSNLGDGPCVKAIAMARAPITAALKASYFTELAVKGELPQAFAKKYGEAPEQFFIATPELKSEFGDNFRDIPAGAIGVYTYYYSRLGVGLKQLLAATRKWRLDLIDRGDIASLSDRASKVTLIPTIEEIENDVMESILSR; translated from the coding sequence ATGGCTGACATATATGCAAATGCAAGGTCTACAACTGGAACAAGAACAAGGTTAACGGATATAAATCCGACTTCTGGAATGTGCCCAATATGCATCAGAAATTGTCAAACGCTCTGTGAAATTGGGTTGTCTGCGTTCAGAGGAAGAGAAGTTCTCTATCCTTCTCCAGAGGTATTTAGCGAAAGTACATCTGCGTCAAATAAAGATTATGCGCTTGATTGGAGTCATTTTCAGATTTTGGTTGATGTGCTGGGTGCCAAGGGGGTCGAAGCGGACCCAGACAAAGCGATATTTGAGGCAGTAGACATAAGAACCGAAGTGGGAGGTGTTCCGCTCAAAATACCAGTGTTAACAGCTGGTCTTGGATCTACGGCCGTAGCCAAGAAGAATTGGGACTCCCTTGCAATAGGCGCAGCATTAACCGGAACCATACAAGTTATCGGAGAGAACGTATGTGGAATGGACCCTGCCGCAAGGATAACCGGAGGGAAGGTTGTGCATTCGGAGGACCTGCAGTACAGGGTTGAAAAGTACAGGGAGTTCTGGGACGGAAAACATGGTGACATAGTGGTGCAAACCAATGTCGAAGACCAAAGGCTGGGGGCGGACACATATGCATTGTCAAAGTTGGGTGTCAACATCATAGAAAGAAAATGGGGTCAGGGAGCAAAGGCCATAGGTGGGGAAGTGAGAATCTATGATATAGGGAAGGCTAAGCTGCTTAAGCAGAGAGGATACATCGTCATTCCAGATCCAGAGGATATGTCTGTGCAAGAGGCCTTTAGAGAAGGAGTGTTCCGATCCTTTGAACGCCACTCTCGTGTAGGAATGCCAGAGCAAAGGAGCTTTGTCGAAGATGTCGAATGGCTAAGGGGACAAGGCGCAAAAAAAGTCTTTTTGAAAACTGGGGCATATCGTCCTTCTGTGGTAGCGTTTACCCTGAAGGTCGCATCAGAGGCAAAAATCGATGTGGTGACGTTCGATGGAGCGGGAGGTGGGACGGCCATGAGCCCGGTTCCAATGATGAATGAGTGTAGCACTCCCACCGTATATCTAGAGGCACAGGTTTTGAAATGCATGGAGTTGCTGATGGATAAGGGAAGATACGTGCCAGATATCGTAATGGCTGGTGGTTTTGTCAACGAGACGCAGATGTTTAAATCGATGGCAATGAGCAATCTCGGAGACGGCCCATGTGTAAAAGCCATCGCTATGGCCAGAGCCCCCATCACAGCCGCTTTGAAAGCATCCTATTTCACAGAGCTTGCTGTGAAAGGAGAATTGCCCCAGGCATTCGCAAAGAAATATGGCGAAGCTCCAGAACAGTTCTTCATAGCTACACCAGAGCTAAAAAGTGAATTCGGAGATAATTTCCGAGACATCCCGGCAGGTGCAATAGGTGTCTACACCTACTATTATAGTAGACTTGGCGTCGGTCTGAAACAGTTATTAGCTGCTACGAGGAAATGGAGACTGGACTTGATAGATCGGGGGGACATAGCCTCATTGTCAGATAGGGCAAGCAAAGTTACCCTCATACCCACCATAGAAGAAATCGAAAACGACGTCATGGAAAGCATTCTTAGCCGATAG
- the nadC gene encoding carboxylating nicotinate-nucleotide diphosphorylase: protein MTITDLERFLEEDIGSGDISGAVVPEVPVIAQIKADKPGYLAGLEEAKAVFEHFELKVESQFTDGSEIKKGDVVLKISGSSRSILAAERLALNFLGRMSGIASLTRECVKISKGVKIAGTRKTTPGFRKYEKKAIAIGGGNTHRFALSDAILIKDNHIQIAGLENAVRNAKKIYPTKEIEIEVDNVNDAIKVARLGVDIIMFDNMNPEDIREAVEKLKKAKLRKLVRLEASGGINLENISEFASTGVNIMSLGVLTHSAPWVSFSLDIIS from the coding sequence ATGACAATTACTGACCTTGAGCGCTTCCTCGAAGAAGATATCGGATCCGGAGACATTTCGGGGGCAGTGGTCCCTGAAGTTCCTGTGATAGCGCAGATTAAGGCTGATAAACCGGGATACTTAGCAGGGCTTGAAGAGGCAAAAGCTGTGTTTGAGCATTTTGAGCTAAAGGTTGAGTCCCAATTCACCGATGGGTCTGAAATTAAAAAAGGGGACGTAGTTCTCAAGATTAGTGGCAGCTCCAGATCAATTCTGGCAGCAGAGAGGCTGGCATTGAACTTCTTGGGCAGGATGAGCGGCATAGCTTCGTTAACCAGAGAATGTGTTAAGATCAGCAAGGGCGTCAAAATCGCAGGCACTAGAAAGACCACGCCGGGCTTCAGAAAATATGAGAAAAAGGCAATTGCAATTGGGGGAGGGAACACACACCGATTTGCCCTATCTGACGCGATATTGATCAAGGATAATCATATCCAGATCGCGGGTCTGGAAAATGCCGTAAGGAATGCTAAAAAGATTTACCCTACAAAGGAAATCGAAATCGAAGTGGATAATGTCAATGATGCGATTAAAGTAGCACGACTTGGCGTTGACATCATAATGTTTGATAATATGAATCCAGAAGATATCAGAGAAGCTGTGGAGAAATTGAAGAAAGCAAAACTTAGAAAGCTGGTGCGGCTTGAGGCATCTGGCGGCATCAACCTAGAAAACATCAGCGAATTCGCAAGTACCGGAGTGAACATAATGTCATTGGGAGTGCTCACGCATTCTGCCCCATGGGTAAGTTTCAGTCTGGATATCATATCATAA
- a CDS encoding aspartate dehydrogenase — protein MIKIGIVGCGAIGREICRAVDKGIIKVQLVAIADRKLQAASAFASSLRSPPEVMSAAELIDVVDLVVECASQTAVREIVPSALKKGKDVMIMSVGALTSPDLLKEITLLARTYGCKVYLPSGAIVGLDGLKSASIGKIDSVTLTTRKPVHSLERAPYIEQRKIDLSTLEQPTLIFEGSAEDAVKGFPDNVNVAATLSLAGIGTQNTKIRIIADPTLERNVHEICVEGDFGKFETRVENVPSPANPRTSYLAALSAIATLRRLSDPIQIGT, from the coding sequence ATGATTAAGATAGGAATAGTGGGATGTGGAGCGATCGGGAGGGAGATTTGCAGGGCAGTCGATAAAGGGATCATAAAGGTACAACTGGTGGCGATAGCAGATAGAAAACTTCAGGCTGCATCGGCATTTGCATCCTCTCTGAGATCGCCCCCAGAGGTGATGAGCGCCGCAGAGTTGATAGATGTTGTGGACTTGGTGGTAGAGTGCGCCTCCCAAACAGCCGTGAGGGAGATAGTGCCTTCTGCACTCAAGAAGGGCAAAGATGTGATGATCATGAGTGTTGGGGCATTGACCAGCCCTGACCTTCTAAAGGAGATAACCCTCTTGGCAAGGACATATGGTTGCAAGGTTTATCTGCCCTCAGGTGCAATCGTGGGCTTGGACGGACTGAAATCAGCTTCTATAGGTAAAATAGACTCTGTGACGCTGACCACCAGGAAGCCAGTGCACTCTCTGGAGAGAGCGCCTTATATCGAGCAACGCAAGATTGATCTGAGCACCTTAGAGCAACCTACTCTCATATTCGAGGGAAGTGCAGAAGATGCGGTCAAGGGCTTTCCAGATAATGTGAATGTGGCTGCAACGCTCAGCCTTGCTGGTATCGGCACTCAAAACACTAAAATTCGAATAATAGCTGACCCGACGCTGGAAAGAAATGTTCATGAAATTTGCGTAGAGGGGGATTTTGGTAAGTTTGAAACAAGGGTGGAAAACGTCCCATCACCAGCCAATCCAAGAACCAGTTATTTGGCCGCATTATCCGCCATAGCAACGCTGCGGAGACTGTCAGACCCAATACAGATTGGTACGTGA
- a CDS encoding geranylgeranylglycerol-phosphate geranylgeranyltransferase gives MIRYIELARPQNCVMAGLAIAIGGLMGAESTFIDNIQPIAIASIVGCLITAGGNAINDFYDARIDAINRPDRPIPSGRISPRNALLFSLSLFVIGTVLSFFLNPTCLFIAFLSSMVLIYYSHTLKRKILWGNICIGYLVGSTFLFGGAAVGGLVTTSVPFMLAMLSTVGREIVKDMEDMEGDKKEGTITLPIAIGEKRSAAIASMFILGAILLSPLPAVLNIFGMPYLMVVGFADVCFLAAIVTIKRPSRSSSFLKNGMMVALLAFIIELAI, from the coding sequence GTGATCAGGTATATTGAGCTGGCTAGACCCCAGAATTGTGTAATGGCTGGACTTGCCATAGCAATCGGTGGTCTGATGGGTGCAGAAAGTACTTTCATCGATAACATACAGCCTATAGCAATTGCCTCCATCGTTGGATGCTTGATCACCGCTGGTGGCAATGCGATCAATGATTTCTATGACGCTAGGATAGATGCCATAAACCGTCCAGATAGACCGATACCTTCCGGAAGAATTAGCCCAAGGAATGCCCTTCTTTTCTCTCTGAGTCTGTTCGTCATTGGTACAGTGCTCTCGTTTTTCCTAAACCCTACATGCCTGTTCATCGCATTTTTAAGCTCAATGGTACTGATCTATTATTCACATACGTTGAAGAGAAAGATATTATGGGGTAACATATGCATTGGCTATCTGGTAGGCTCTACTTTTCTGTTTGGTGGGGCGGCAGTTGGTGGGCTCGTGACCACATCAGTGCCCTTCATGCTTGCAATGTTATCTACGGTGGGTAGAGAAATAGTGAAGGATATGGAGGATATGGAAGGCGATAAAAAAGAGGGCACCATAACATTGCCGATTGCGATTGGGGAGAAAAGGTCTGCAGCCATAGCCTCAATGTTCATATTAGGGGCCATATTATTGAGCCCATTGCCAGCCGTGCTTAACATTTTTGGCATGCCTTATTTAATGGTCGTGGGCTTTGCAGATGTGTGCTTCTTAGCGGCAATTGTGACGATCAAAAGGCCATCAAGGTCCTCATCTTTTCTCAAGAATGGAATGATGGTGGCATTGCTCGCTTTCATCATTGAATTGGCGATATAG
- a CDS encoding polymer-forming cytoskeletal protein: protein MVLKKHIGTNTYVILSRSFVDRDFNVDGNLIVGRKVYFWGDLAVSGTLELGKSSEIKGNLTANHALLGPSTHIKGNVQVENDLTLLDGARIDGDVLCGGNALIRPGVMMDHVQAGGDVKLVGKVNTKRVKAGGKVVSRTS from the coding sequence ATGGTCCTCAAGAAACATATTGGAACGAACACGTATGTGATTTTGAGCAGGTCTTTTGTTGATCGAGACTTCAATGTGGACGGAAACCTGATAGTCGGTAGGAAAGTGTACTTCTGGGGTGACTTGGCTGTCTCCGGCACGCTAGAGCTCGGAAAGTCCTCAGAAATCAAAGGGAACTTGACAGCAAATCATGCCCTCCTTGGGCCCAGCACACACATTAAGGGAAATGTCCAGGTTGAAAATGACCTAACATTGTTGGACGGAGCCAGGATAGATGGCGACGTACTATGTGGGGGCAATGCATTGATCAGACCAGGAGTAATGATGGACCATGTTCAGGCCGGGGGGGATGTGAAACTGGTTGGTAAGGTTAACACCAAGCGAGTTAAAGCAGGTGGTAAAGTCGTCTCGAGAACATCCTGA
- a CDS encoding ArsR family transcriptional regulator: MPKRTRIVNDPADLVPLIQAFGSDLHKKVFNAFSSDWMTKEELEKAVGADVSESLKILQKGGLIQSRWRMPEDAGVPEKEFQASYSDVRANFQCGLDELSNLIRIASSDDEEFLEIVFKIEEEIKMGNTSTVGLCRALNQNACFIRGVAKRSNKLTVRGQKLLLAEEKPWIG, translated from the coding sequence ATGCCAAAGAGGACAAGAATCGTTAATGATCCTGCTGATCTGGTTCCGTTGATACAAGCATTTGGATCAGATTTACATAAAAAGGTGTTTAATGCCTTCTCCTCTGACTGGATGACCAAGGAGGAGCTTGAAAAAGCAGTAGGTGCTGACGTAAGTGAAAGCCTCAAAATACTTCAAAAGGGCGGATTGATCCAGAGCAGGTGGAGAATGCCCGAGGATGCGGGGGTTCCTGAAAAAGAGTTTCAGGCATCCTATTCTGATGTGAGAGCCAATTTTCAATGTGGGTTGGATGAGCTGAGCAATTTGATACGAATCGCATCTTCCGATGATGAAGAATTTCTTGAAATAGTTTTCAAGATAGAGGAAGAGATAAAGATGGGAAATACATCGACAGTTGGCTTGTGTCGGGCTCTAAATCAAAATGCCTGCTTCATCAGGGGAGTGGCAAAGCGATCTAATAAATTAACGGTCAGGGGTCAGAAGCTTTTGTTGGCTGAGGAAAAGCCATGGATAGGTTGA